The following is a genomic window from Lysinibacillus sp. G4S2.
ATCTCACGACACGAGCTGACGACAACCATGCACCACCTGTCACCGTTGTCCCCGAAGGGAAAACCATATCTCTACAGTGGTCAACGGGATGTCAAGACCTGGTAAGGTTCTTCGCGTTGCTTCGAATTAAACCACATGCTCCACCGCTTGTGCGGGCCCCCGTCAATTCCTTTGAGTTTCAGTCTTGCGACCGTACTCCCCAGGCGGAGTGCTTAATGCGTTAGCTGCAGCACTAAGGGGCGGAAACCCCCTAACACTTAGCACTCATCGTTTACGGCGTGGACTACCAGGGTATCTAATCCTGTTTGCTCCCCACGCTTTCGCGCCTCAGCGTCAGTTACAGACCAGAAAGTCGCCTTCGCCACTGGTGTTCCTCCAAATCTCTACGCATTTCACCGCTACACTTGGAATTCCACTTTCCTCTTCTGCACTCAAGTCCCCCAGTTTCCAATGACCCTCCACGGTTGAGCCGTGGGCTTTCACATCAGACTTAAAGGACCGCCTGCGCGCGCTTTACGCCCAATAATTCCGGACAACGCTTGCCACCTACGTATTACCGCGGCTGCTGGCACGTAGTTAGCCGTGGCTTTCTAATAAGGTACCGTCAAGGTACAGCCAGTTACTACTGTACTTGTTCTTCCCTTACAACAGAGTTTTACGATCCGAAAACCTTCTTCACTCACGCGGCGTTGCTCCATCAGGCTTTCGCCCATTGTGGAAGATTCCCTACTGCTGCCTCCCGTAGGAGTCTGGGCCGTGTCTCAGTCCCAGTGTGGCCGATCACCCTCTCAGGTCGGCTACGCATCGTCGCCTTGGTGAGCCGTTACCTCACCAACTAGCTAATGCGCCGCGGGCCCATCTTATAGCGACAGCCGAAACCGTCTTTCAGTGTTTCACCATGAGGTAAAACAGATTATTCGGTATTAGCCCCGGTTTCCCGGAGTTATCCCAAACTATAAGGTAGGTTGCCCACGTGTTACTCACCCGTCCGCCGCTAACGTCAAAGGAGCAAGCTCCTTCTCTGTTCGCTCGACTTGCATGTATTAGGCACGCCGCCAGCGTTCGTCCTGAGCCAGGATCAAACTCTCCATAAAAAGAAATTTGATTAGCTCAAATTGTTTTGCTGGCATCATGTTTGATGTCCAAAATTTTGTTTCGTTCACCAACTCAAGGTCAGCTACTAAAAACTTTATTGATTACGTTTTGCTTGTTCAGTTTTCAAGGTTCATGTTTGTTGCTGTTTGTTTTCAGCGACTTTATTATCATAACTTGTATTCAACAAGAAGTCAACAACTTTTTTCAAAATCTTTTTTATCAAGTCGTCCTTCTTGTTAAGGACAAGTAATAATATATAATATACAATTTTAAAAATCAAGCTTTTTTAGAAAAAAACTTAAAAAACTTTTTCTCTTCGACTACAAACAATAGAATTCCTACTATAACAATTAAACCACCAATAACTTCTGACTACTCCCACAGCTAAAGCAGCGGGGTTCTTATATACTTAAAAGAAGCGTTACAAAGCTCTCCACAGATGGTGTTGCCATGTTCTGTGTACAACATCTTTGATTTATCTTCTGTTCTATAAGACTTTCTTATTTACACAACCGATGTTGTGTTGGCAATAAGTTTTAACGAAGGCAGGTAGCTCTACCTACGGAGGAATACCCCTTACTTGATTTGTTTGATACCCATGCTAAGAGGGAATGCTTTCTTTACTTGTTTCAAGTCTTCTATATGTTGATTGTGTAACTCTAAAAAGGTAGTAAACGTTTTATTGCATAAGTCTCGATTAGTTTGTTGTAAATTTGGTTCACTATTCATCAGTAAAAACGCACTATATAAATCTCGTTGTACAAGATGACTTCCAATTTGACTCCAACGTTGATGGAGTTTTTTCTTTTCATAACGATCCGTCACATGGTTATACTGACTGGCTCTAAAGGTGATCGTATTTACTTTCTGTATCGTTTGCTTTGTGTAACCTAATTTTTGATGGATGATTTCCACTAGCATCGCAGGGGCATGATTCCCAATGCTTTTTCCAAAACGCTTTTTGGATTGGATTTTACCCTTTATATTTGTTTTGGTTTCTTTTGTACGCTTTGCTAATCCTTTAAAATGCATGGTTTCGATGTACACTTCATCGCCAAGAGACAAGATTTTATTGGCTAACGCACCATGTTGTTCTTTGATGTAGGAAGCTTTCATTCTATATAATTCTTTTATTTGTTTTTTTGTTTTTTGATAGTTTTTACTATAGGTCCAACGGAGTTTGACGCCATGTTTGATCGTACCATCCTTGTTGAAATTGTTAGGATTTGTACTTCTACGACTTCTATCCAATTTGCGTAATAAACGTCTTTTTTGCTTCTCCAATAAAGGTACTTCTGGTGCAAGTTGTTGGATGAAAACGGTTTCTTCTGAAACAACCGCAATGGTAGAAGGACCGATGTCAATACCTACTCGTTTTTGTTTTTGATAGGCATGTCGAAAGGCTCCTGTAGATGGAATTCTCTTTGCAGGAGGAACCCCATCTATCACGAGTTGTACGTAAAAAGTATGTACTCCACGAATCACTTTTTTGACTAGACGACAATAATTAATGGAATGAAGAGCAAGGGATTCTTTTACAAACAAATCTTGTTTGCGAATACGAACAGGAAGGGTTAATCCATTCCAATAGACACTATTCTCTTTAAATCGAATGCCCGCTTTATTAGATTTCCCTTCTACAGAATGAAGCATTCCGTAACGTTTAAAGTGTGCTTTGCTCCCTTTAAATAGAACATCCTGAACCGCTTTCCAAACAGTAGAGGCGATTTTCTGAGAAGTATTGCTATCTATATGTTTTTTATAGTTATGTTGATGCTTTTAATATACGCATGCAGTTGATTTTCACTTAATCCAAAAGATTGACGAATGTTATTTAATTCTTTTGCGGTCTGCTTCAATTCTTTTGTATCATTAGATTTTTTCGCTTTTTGGTAGCAACGTAATTGTTTTCGATAGTGTTTTGATTCCTGCATTAAAGTATATTGTTTTACTGCATAAGACAAAGTCGTATTATAGAGTGTACGGGCAATCTCAAAACGTTTTAATAAGATATCCTTTTGCCATGTATCTATAAGTAACTTAAGTTCTATAATAAAACAATCCTTTTTCGATTTCGTCATTACCCGTCACTCCTTTATTTTTTGATTATTCACAATATACAACGAAAACGTATGTTCTGTAAAGAAAAAAGCACTTCATTCCTCCCACCTCTGAAGAAGTGGGCTTCCTGAAGCTCAATTCTGTGACCAAATAAATTAGGCACTATCGCTAATAAAATAAACCATATCCAGTCCATAATAGAATAAGGCCCGAAAGATTCACCTTTAATAAGAACATAGAAAAATAACGTAATTGTACTAACAACATAAACAATCATCGTGTAAGTCACAAGAGATAACCTTTTACGTACATCCTGTCCAAATAAAAAGTAAGCTGTAACGAGTGCGCACGCAATAAGAGCAAGCATATCTCCATAAAATGCAGTTCCACTAAGTTTAAAATCTCCCCAACTAATTAAAACACATCCGATTATCGCAATTGCTCCTGCAATAATAGTTTTTACAGTAATCTCTTCTTTAAAGAAAAAATATGTACCTATAAATGCAAACAGTGGCTGAAGGGCCACCAAAACTGTAGAACTTGCTACAGAAGTGTAATTGAGTGATTCAAACCACATTATAAAATGAAAGGCTAAAAATATCCCTGCAATTGAAGAAAAAAGCCAATCACGTATTCTTAATTGTTTGATCTCATTAGTGTATTTCCAAAAAAACAGAGGAGCCATTATTAAGACTGAAAACAACATGCGGTAAAACGCAATAACCCCTGCTTCTGCATTTGCTAATTTTAGATACAGAAACAACACCAATAAAAATAGGGATGTATGGATGAATTTTTGGTTTCTCCATAAAATCCAACCTCCATTTAACTTATTTTTAGCGAAAGTTTGGGTACCCGCTGAACACTCACTTAAATCCACATTTATCTCACTACCTATATAGGTGGGTGACTTTTGCCTGAAAGAAGATCGATTATGCCTCGGCATAATTGCGTCTGGACACTCGCTGAAAGAAGTAAAAAAATACTTATACATCATTACTATCGTGATGTACAATACAAAAAAGTAATGCACATATAATAATGACACCTTGCATATCTCTTAGCAATACGAAATATCTGTGGAGGGTTGCTTATGGAAAACTTGTTTGGAAATATGATTACATATGAAGTTGGCATAAAATTAGTTATTGCAGCCACATTAAGTTTAGTAATCGGCATTGAAAGGGAATTAAAAAAGAAACCCGTAGGATTAAAAACGAGCTTAGTCATTGCTACATTTAGCTGTTTACTAACTATCATTTCGATAGAAACCGCCTATTCAACACCCCCAAGGTCTGATATCAATATTACCATGGACCCTCTTCGCTTAGCTGCCCAAGTTGTTAGTGGAATTGGATTTCTTGGAGCAGGTGTTATTTTAAGACGTGGAAATGATAGTATCTCAGGTTTAACAACAGCTGCAATGATTTGGGGAGCAGCTGGGATAGGAATTGCAGTTGGCGCAGGATTTTATATGGATGCTACATTAGCTGTTATTATCATTGTCTTCGGAATTGAGGTTTTATCGCCTTTCCTAATGAAAATAGGACCAAAACGGATTCGTATGCGGGAAATATCATTGAAAGTTCAGATTAACGATGATAAAAACAGTGAATCCTTTCTGCAATTTCTAAAGGAGAACAATATCATTATCGAAAACATCCGCATTCAAGATGTGCCAAATAATGATAATGTTTTACATGAATTAGATTTACGTTTATCATTAATTATCTCTGATAACTTACTGTCATTTTATCGTTCATTACGAGCACTACCTTATATAGAAAAAATAGAAATGGAAATTTTAAATTAGTTGGAGGATTCTTCGTGGCTGAACTATTAAAACTATTAAAAGACGGTAATAAACCCTCTCTAATGGCGGCATTCGTCAATGCCTTTTTAGGAATTATTAAAGGTGTTGCCTTTTTCCTTACAGGTAATGTTGCCATGTTTGCAGAAATGATGCACTCTCTAGGGGATGCCGCAAACCAATTTTTCGTTTATATCGGCTCAGCGCTTTCTAAAAAAGCACCGACAAAACAATTCCCTGCAGGCTTTGGCCGAATTGTAAATTTAGTTTGTCTTTTTGCCGTTATTATTGTAGCCATCCTTTCTTATGAAACGGTAAAAGAAGGTTGGCATCATTTTATACACCCTGCTGCAGAATCTAAAGGAATGCTCATTGCACTTGGAGTATTATTGATCGGGACTGTTTTAGAAGGGTCCGTTCTTGCTAAAGCTGCGGTTGAAATTCTCCATGAAGCCGGGCAGGAAAAAGCAGGAATATTAACAGCAATTCCTAAAGCTTTTGGCTATTTACATCGTGCAAAACCAGCAACAAAATTAGTATTTATGGAAGACTTAGTTGCTACAGGTGGTAATGTTTTAGCCTTCACCGCTATTTTAATCGCACATTTTACAGGCTGGACAAGAATAGAAGGACTAGTTTCAATGATTATTGGCTGTATGATGTTCTATGTAGTAGCAAAAGTGTTCCTTGATAATGCCCGTGGTGTTATCGGTGAAACAGACGAAGAAATGCTCAACCATATCGCTCATCTTGTTATGGATGATCCGAACATTCAAGATATTGTACGTTTAGAGGTCATTAAAGAAGGCGAATTTTTACATGTGGAACTAGTTGCTGAAGCTGATGCTAACCTATCACTCGCTTTTCTAGATGATGTACGCGACCATTTGACAGAGATCATTTCAAGTCAGAAGGGCGTATCAAAAGTAGCTATTTTATTTGATGAAGATGATGGGAAAATAGATTGGGTGCATATTGGCGAAAGACCAGATGACTCAACATTAAAACAGTAACATCAGCCTTATTATCCAAAATATTTTTTCTATAATAAGATAATTAGCCAATTGCCGTATTTCAGGCAGTTGGCTATTTTTTATATCTATATTAGATGATTTCGTTTTGATTAGTTGTATCTTCAATAGAGCAAATCTCTTCATTATTTACAAAAACATGATTTGTAATCAGAAAAGTTAATACTCTTTTTAATGCGATAATCTTTTTTACACCCCGTTGTTGAATAACTATTTTTGAGAATTTTAATGTCGCTATACGATTAGCTAATGCATATTCTTCAGCTTTCGTAATCTCTCTACCGTCTACCTGACATCCCAAAATAAAATGACCAGCATAAGAATCCTTCAATACATTAGAATGCATAGATTGGTAATGTACCTCTGCAATTGAATCATCATTATTCATCATTTGATGAGCCACCAAATAATTTTTCAAAGAACCATTTAAATCAATCGCGATAGCTGTATCTGCTAGTATTGTTCGATAATAGACTAGCACCTTTTCAGCATCCTTTAAATAAGGTTTCACTTCTACAACGATTTCCCCAGAAGAACGTACAAATACTTGTACACTTGCTTTATTTACACCGTCTGTAAAGGTAATATTCGTTTGGCCAAATCGTAAACTTTTAAAAATTATACTTTGATCAACAATGTATCCCCTGACAATCTGATCATTTTCAATTTGCAGTAAGTTAGCTTCAATTCCCAATACTTCTACACAATTTTGCATTTTATAAACATGCTGTTGAAATGACATCTCTATATTTGCTCCCTCTCCGTCCTTATCTGGTCTTTATTTTAATAAATATAGTTGAACAAATTCTGAACAATTCTACAATTAACGAGAAAATACGACAAAGACAAATATCAATTATGCCTCGGCACAATTGCGTCCGGAATCGGCTGAAAGAAGTTAAATAAAAAAAATACGAGACTACAACACGTAGCCTCATATCTATATTTAATATTAAAGTGAGTTTTGCAAAATAGTACGGACATCTTCTTCCTGTAATTTGTTGAAGTTTCCAAAAGGTCCATTTTGCATAGCATGTTCTACAATTTGATCGAATTTCGAATCATCAATTTCATAATCTGCAAGGCGACTCGGAGCTCCTAATGAAGTCCAGAATGCCGATAAACGATCAATCCCTTCATTTGCAACCTCTTCTATAGACTTTCCTGTCGCATCAACACCAAAGACGCGTGTTGCAAGGCCTGCAAAACGTTCTGGATTCACCGATACACTTAGACGCATCCAATGGGGCTGTAAAATAGCTAAACCACCTGCATGAGGAATATCGTAAACTGCAGATACAGCATGCTCAATATTATGTGACGCCCAATCTCCACGAGAGCCAATTGATAAGAATCCATTTAACCCAATTGTTCCAGCTAATAAAATGGTTTCACGTAATTTAGTATTCTCTAAATCTTCAAGTAATTTAGGGGCTGTAGTTATAACAGTTCGTAACACACCTTCACACATTTCATCTGTAATTGGTGTATTCGTCGCACTATGGAAATACTGTTCAAATACATGTGACATCATATCAACGATTCCATAAACTGTGTGATTCTTTGGTACTGTCACTGTATACGCTGGATTTAAAATCGAAAATTTCGGGAATGCAGCGGGGCTACCCCAGCCTAGTTTTTCTTCTGTAGCCGCGTTTGTTATGACAGATCCTGAGTTCATTTCAGAACCTGTTGCTGCTAGCGTTAAAACTGTTCCGAGCGGTAAAGCGTCCTGTACAAATACTTTACGCTTCACAATATCCCACGCATCACCATCATATTTTGCACCAGCAACTATTAATTTTGAACAGTCAATTACAGAACCGCCTCCAACGGCTAGAACAAGATCGATTTCTTCTTTTTTACAAAGATCAATGCCACGTCTTGCTGTTTCTACACGTGGATTTGGTTCTACATCGCTTAATTCAAAGATCGTTTTATCCGCTTCTTGTAATTTTTCGATGACGGCATTGTATACACCATTCTTCTTAATGCTACCTCCTCCATATACAACTAACACCTTTTTACCGTATGGCGCTACCTCTTTTGCTAGCTTTTCCAGTGCATCTTCACCAAAATGTAACTTCACTGGGTTATAAAATGTAAATGAATCCATTCAATTCGCCCCTTTCTAGTTGGATTTTCTCATATTTTTGTTGATGAAAGCAAAGATTAAATTTTGGACATATACTCATAATAAATTATCCGTCCCAGTTTAATCCGTCTGTTCAGATTTTGTTTAGTTAACCCATGTATAGTAAAAGCTTAGTACATGAAACAAAGGAATTTTATTTATGCTTAAAATTGCGATTATTAGCGGTGTTGTTATTATTATTGGAAGCT
Proteins encoded in this region:
- a CDS encoding MgtC/SapB family protein; amino-acid sequence: MENLFGNMITYEVGIKLVIAATLSLVIGIERELKKKPVGLKTSLVIATFSCLLTIISIETAYSTPPRSDINITMDPLRLAAQVVSGIGFLGAGVILRRGNDSISGLTTAAMIWGAAGIGIAVGAGFYMDATLAVIIIVFGIEVLSPFLMKIGPKRIRMREISLKVQINDDKNSESFLQFLKENNIIIENIRIQDVPNNDNVLHELDLRLSLIISDNLLSFYRSLRALPYIEKIEMEILN
- a CDS encoding iron-containing alcohol dehydrogenase, which codes for MDSFTFYNPVKLHFGEDALEKLAKEVAPYGKKVLVVYGGGSIKKNGVYNAVIEKLQEADKTIFELSDVEPNPRVETARRGIDLCKKEEIDLVLAVGGGSVIDCSKLIVAGAKYDGDAWDIVKRKVFVQDALPLGTVLTLAATGSEMNSGSVITNAATEEKLGWGSPAAFPKFSILNPAYTVTVPKNHTVYGIVDMMSHVFEQYFHSATNTPITDEMCEGVLRTVITTAPKLLEDLENTKLRETILLAGTIGLNGFLSIGSRGDWASHNIEHAVSAVYDIPHAGGLAILQPHWMRLSVSVNPERFAGLATRVFGVDATGKSIEEVANEGIDRLSAFWTSLGAPSRLADYEIDDSKFDQIVEHAMQNGPFGNFNKLQEEDVRTILQNSL
- a CDS encoding cation diffusion facilitator family transporter, producing the protein MAELLKLLKDGNKPSLMAAFVNAFLGIIKGVAFFLTGNVAMFAEMMHSLGDAANQFFVYIGSALSKKAPTKQFPAGFGRIVNLVCLFAVIIVAILSYETVKEGWHHFIHPAAESKGMLIALGVLLIGTVLEGSVLAKAAVEILHEAGQEKAGILTAIPKAFGYLHRAKPATKLVFMEDLVATGGNVLAFTAILIAHFTGWTRIEGLVSMIIGCMMFYVVAKVFLDNARGVIGETDEEMLNHIAHLVMDDPNIQDIVRLEVIKEGEFLHVELVAEADANLSLAFLDDVRDHLTEIISSQKGVSKVAILFDEDDGKIDWVHIGERPDDSTLKQ